The following are encoded together in the Lathyrus oleraceus cultivar Zhongwan6 chromosome 3, CAAS_Psat_ZW6_1.0, whole genome shotgun sequence genome:
- the LOC127129800 gene encoding secreted RxLR effector protein 161-like, with protein sequence MDSCKAMSTPMGSGSYVDQDESGVSIDITKYRGMIGSLLYLTASHPDIMFSVCLCAHFQANPKESHLTAIKRIMKYLKGTTNVGLWYPEGSICKLVGYSDADYAGSKTDRKSTSGTCHILGDALASWACKKQACVALSTAEAEYIAAGSSCAQILWLKQ encoded by the coding sequence ATGGATAGTTGCAAGGCAATGTCTACTCCGATGGGATCCGGAtcttatgttgatcaagatgaatcagGTGTTTCGATTGACATAAcaaagtatcgaggtatgattggttccttACTTTATTTAACGGCAAGCCATCCTGATATTATGTTCAGTGTGTGTCTGTGTGCTCATTTTCAAGCCAATCCAAAAGAATCACATCTCACCGCTATTAAGAggatcatgaagtatctcaagGGAACAACAAATGTCGGCCTATGGTATCCTGAAGGTAGTATTTGCAAATTAGTTGGTTATTCTGACGCTGATTATGCAGGAAGTAAAACTGATCGAAAAAGTACTAGTGGTACATGTCACATCCTTGGAGATGCATTAGCATCTTGGGCTTGTAAGAAACAAGCGTGTGTTGCTCTTAGCACTGCCGAAGCGGAATACATAGCAGCAGGCAGCAGTTGCGCTCAAATACTTTGGCTTAAGCAATAA